The proteins below are encoded in one region of Streptomyces sp. NBC_00490:
- a CDS encoding CAP domain-containing protein — MTELVPGGNLPLPGGAVTVRVSGPFDVSALITDDSGRVRGDGDFVFYNQPAAPGARLSGDTLTLDPARLRAGATRITVAVTPADAGTPLGRLPAPTLHLTGPGGRALARFAPPRPRQETVLLLAEIYRRGTGWKLRALGQGYADGLAGLARDFGVDVSEEPGPASTPPVAVPTSVPPPIPARPPVAPRTPPSRVRPHRPSPAPDAFLALVNSARAAIGSPPVSPDARLTSAAQAHASAMAAAQRLGVQGADGLSVYQRLTATGYAYVTVGEHLVSGPRTPAEFVDYCLRTAQPRQTLGDPAFTHAGLAHASDSRTGDTYWTALWARPLTPGDLSRTASEVVDLTNRERARHGLPPLTVDPFLTTAAQAHSADMIARDFYSHTSPDGSQPWDRAAAAGSGRRSIGENIACGQRSPAEVVEGWMNSPGHRANILKPGFTHIGIGFAGGGSSGTYWTQLFGA, encoded by the coding sequence CTTCGATGTGTCCGCGCTCATCACCGACGACAGCGGCAGGGTCCGGGGCGACGGCGACTTCGTGTTCTACAACCAGCCGGCCGCCCCGGGAGCCCGGCTCTCCGGCGACACCCTGACCCTCGACCCGGCGCGGCTGCGCGCCGGCGCCACGCGGATCACGGTCGCCGTCACCCCCGCCGACGCCGGCACTCCCCTGGGCCGCCTGCCCGCGCCCACCCTCCACCTCACCGGCCCGGGCGGCCGCGCGCTCGCCCGGTTCGCCCCGCCACGCCCCCGCCAGGAGACGGTGCTGCTGCTCGCGGAGATCTACCGGCGCGGCACCGGCTGGAAGCTGCGCGCGCTGGGCCAGGGGTACGCCGACGGCCTGGCGGGACTGGCGCGGGACTTCGGGGTGGACGTCTCCGAGGAACCGGGCCCGGCCTCCACACCCCCCGTGGCCGTGCCGACGTCCGTGCCCCCGCCGATACCCGCACGGCCGCCCGTGGCCCCCCGCACACCCCCGAGCCGCGTCCGGCCGCACAGGCCCTCCCCCGCCCCCGACGCCTTCCTCGCCCTGGTCAACTCCGCCCGCGCCGCCATCGGTTCCCCGCCCGTCTCCCCCGACGCCCGCCTCACCTCCGCCGCCCAGGCCCACGCCTCCGCGATGGCCGCGGCCCAACGCCTCGGCGTCCAGGGCGCGGACGGCCTCTCCGTCTACCAGCGGCTCACCGCCACCGGATACGCGTACGTCACCGTCGGCGAACACCTCGTCTCGGGCCCGCGCACCCCCGCCGAGTTCGTCGACTACTGTCTGCGCACCGCCCAGCCCCGCCAGACCCTCGGCGACCCGGCCTTCACCCACGCAGGTCTGGCCCACGCCTCCGACAGCCGCACCGGCGACACCTACTGGACGGCGCTGTGGGCCAGGCCCCTCACCCCGGGCGACCTGAGCCGCACGGCGTCCGAGGTCGTCGACCTCACCAACCGCGAGCGCGCCAGGCACGGCCTGCCTCCGCTGACCGTCGACCCGTTCCTCACCACCGCCGCGCAGGCCCACAGCGCCGACATGATCGCTCGCGACTTCTACTCCCACACCTCGCCGGACGGCAGCCAACCCTGGGACCGGGCGGCCGCCGCGGGGTCGGGGCGGCGCTCGATCGGCGAGAACATCGCCTGCGGACAGCGGTCCCCCGCCGAAGTCGTGGAGGGCTGGATGAACAGCCCGGGCCATCGCGCCAACATCCTCAAACCCGGCTTCACCCATATCGGGATCGGCTTCGCGGGCGGAGGTTCGTCGGGCACGTACTGGACACAGCTCTTCGGCGCCTGA
- a CDS encoding AIM24 family protein: MKGDLFSSEHMVQPATTPGMNVENAKCIRYTVNGEMLARQGAMIAYRGNLQFERKGQGVGGMLKRAVTGEGLPLMTVRGQGEAWFAHEAQNCFVVEVDPGDEFTVNGRNVLCFDASLSYRISTVKGAGISGGGLFNSVFTGSGRLGLVCEGNPLVIPVSQQYPVYVDTDAVVGWTAGLQTSLHRSQSIGSMLRGGSGEAVQLMLQGQGYVVVRPSEATPQKPQQH; the protein is encoded by the coding sequence ATGAAGGGTGACCTCTTTTCCAGCGAGCACATGGTCCAGCCGGCCACGACGCCGGGCATGAACGTCGAGAACGCGAAGTGCATCAGGTACACGGTGAACGGCGAGATGCTCGCCCGGCAGGGCGCGATGATCGCCTACCGCGGCAACCTCCAGTTCGAGCGCAAGGGCCAGGGCGTCGGCGGCATGCTGAAGCGCGCGGTCACCGGTGAGGGGCTGCCGCTGATGACCGTGCGCGGCCAGGGCGAAGCCTGGTTCGCGCACGAGGCGCAGAACTGCTTCGTCGTCGAGGTCGACCCCGGCGACGAGTTCACCGTCAACGGCCGCAACGTCCTGTGCTTCGACGCCTCGTTGTCGTACCGGATCTCCACGGTGAAGGGCGCGGGCATCTCGGGCGGAGGTCTGTTCAACAGCGTCTTCACCGGCAGCGGCAGGCTGGGGCTGGTGTGCGAGGGCAACCCGCTGGTGATCCCGGTCTCGCAGCAGTACCCGGTGTACGTCGACACGGACGCGGTCGTCGGCTGGACCGCCGGCCTGCAGACCTCGCTGCACCGTTCGCAGTCCATCGGGTCGATGCTGCGCGGCGGGTCGGGCGAGGCCGTGCAGCTGATGCTCCAGGGTCAGGGGTACGTCGTCGTACGGCCGAGCGAGGCGACACCGCAGAAACCGCAGCAGCACTGA
- a CDS encoding threonine/serine dehydratase yields MIGISDIEAAAERIAAHVIRTPTVPSPGLSALLGAPVTAKLELLQRTGSFKARGATAKLLSLTRTERAAGVVAVSGGNHGIALAVMAAALDVKATVVMPRSAPAHAVEIARDAGASVRVTDDMDGAFSLVTRLRDEGLTLVHPFDDPLVIAGQGTVGLEFAEDAGDLTDVLVSIGGGGLIAGVAAALRARRPGVRIWGVETEGAQAMSEALAAGGPVPVALSSIVSTLSAPSVSRLTYDHVSALVDEVLVVTDREAVRGSLQLADHAKVWAEPAAGCLLPAARRVLRQVGDGARLGLVVCGGNATTGDVKTWAERFELL; encoded by the coding sequence TTGATCGGGATCTCCGACATCGAAGCCGCGGCCGAGCGGATCGCCGCACACGTGATCCGCACCCCGACGGTGCCGAGCCCCGGGCTGTCGGCACTGCTCGGCGCTCCGGTCACCGCCAAGCTCGAACTCCTCCAGCGCACCGGTTCGTTCAAGGCGCGCGGCGCGACGGCGAAGCTGCTCTCGCTCACCCGGACGGAGCGGGCCGCCGGAGTCGTGGCGGTCAGCGGCGGCAACCACGGCATCGCGCTCGCGGTGATGGCCGCGGCGCTCGACGTGAAGGCCACGGTCGTCATGCCGCGCTCGGCGCCCGCGCACGCCGTGGAGATCGCCAGGGACGCCGGTGCGTCGGTGCGGGTGACCGACGACATGGACGGCGCGTTCTCGCTGGTGACACGGTTGCGGGACGAGGGCCTCACCCTGGTCCACCCCTTCGACGATCCGCTCGTGATCGCCGGGCAGGGAACCGTGGGACTGGAGTTCGCCGAGGACGCCGGTGACCTCACCGACGTCCTCGTCAGCATCGGGGGCGGCGGACTGATCGCCGGTGTCGCGGCGGCGCTGCGCGCCCGGCGCCCGGGTGTGCGGATCTGGGGTGTGGAGACCGAGGGCGCCCAGGCCATGTCCGAGGCGCTGGCCGCGGGCGGGCCGGTGCCGGTCGCGCTGTCGTCGATCGTGTCCACCCTCAGCGCACCGTCCGTGTCGCGACTGACGTACGACCATGTGTCGGCCCTGGTCGACGAGGTCCTCGTGGTCACCGACCGGGAGGCTGTGCGGGGTTCGCTGCAGCTCGCCGATCACGCCAAGGTGTGGGCCGAACCCGCCGCCGGCTGTCTGCTGCCCGCGGCCCGGCGGGTGCTGCGTCAGGTGGGCGACGGCGCCCGGCTGGGACTGGTGGTGTGCGGGGGCAACGCCACGACCGGAGATGTCAAAACCTGGGCAGAACGTTTCGAATTGCTCTGA
- a CDS encoding serine/threonine protein kinase has product MTMVKAHVSTHELVAGRYRLLEVLHRETNRVCWYGEDVEAGRPCLLTQIGLPPDPDGESSRRAIARVLRMSETMGRLCPGRLATIVDAVEEYGTLWTVTEWIEGTPLGEVLEREGTFSYVRAARIGLELLDVLEAGHGEGITHGELSPGQVFVRDKGPVVVTGFGLTGATLAPRVSAPSYASPEQARDERIGPAADLWALGAMLYTMVEGRPPFRDRDSPETTLKGVDRLPLRSPVRAGPLTQTVQGLLRKNSRERLNRQAVREALVRVVSEDPEAALASAPRSRLRGLASGGPRWSRRTMAAGTALAVVTVAVAVVAVARELPGGSDDSATDAATPRPSASTSVPAAQPSQAPAPTPTAQSPTPTPTPTPTPTPTSAPPAAPQPEFQHYTSPQGFSVSLPEGWEALSTTKQDDLAYRVVLGAKGDPRTLAVTYSTRVGDDPVAVWRDDVEPSLRQSGDYQRIGQIRATTYQGREAADLEWLDTVDGTRVRTLGRGFLLGSGQGFSLRWTTPASDWDDDANQRTLDTILRTFRVPSD; this is encoded by the coding sequence ATGACCATGGTCAAGGCGCACGTCTCCACACACGAGTTGGTGGCCGGAAGGTACCGCCTCCTGGAGGTCCTCCACCGCGAAACGAACCGCGTCTGCTGGTACGGGGAGGACGTCGAGGCCGGCCGGCCGTGTCTGCTCACCCAGATCGGCCTGCCACCGGATCCGGACGGCGAGAGCTCGCGCCGCGCGATCGCCCGGGTCCTGCGGATGTCCGAGACCATGGGGCGGCTCTGCCCGGGCCGGCTCGCCACGATCGTCGACGCCGTCGAGGAGTACGGCACCCTGTGGACCGTCACCGAGTGGATCGAGGGCACCCCGCTGGGCGAAGTCCTGGAAAGGGAAGGCACGTTCAGCTACGTGCGGGCGGCCCGTATCGGCCTCGAACTGCTCGACGTGCTGGAGGCCGGGCACGGCGAGGGCATCACCCACGGCGAGCTCAGCCCCGGCCAGGTGTTCGTGCGGGACAAGGGCCCCGTCGTGGTCACCGGCTTCGGCCTGACCGGCGCGACGCTCGCCCCCCGGGTCAGCGCACCGTCGTACGCCTCCCCGGAACAGGCCCGCGACGAGCGCATCGGGCCGGCCGCGGACCTGTGGGCGCTCGGCGCGATGCTGTACACGATGGTCGAGGGCCGCCCGCCCTTCCGGGACCGGGACAGCCCGGAGACCACGCTGAAGGGCGTGGACCGGCTGCCGCTGCGCAGCCCGGTGCGGGCCGGACCGCTCACCCAGACCGTGCAGGGGCTGCTGCGGAAGAACTCCAGGGAGCGGCTGAACCGCCAGGCGGTTCGCGAGGCGCTCGTCCGTGTCGTCTCCGAGGACCCCGAAGCGGCCCTGGCGTCGGCCCCCCGGTCCCGGCTGCGCGGCCTCGCCTCCGGTGGCCCGCGCTGGAGTCGCCGCACCATGGCCGCCGGCACCGCGCTGGCCGTCGTCACCGTCGCGGTGGCCGTCGTCGCCGTGGCCCGTGAACTGCCCGGTGGTTCGGACGACTCCGCGACCGACGCGGCCACGCCCAGACCGTCCGCCTCGACCTCCGTGCCCGCCGCACAGCCAAGCCAGGCACCCGCCCCGACACCGACGGCCCAGAGTCCGACGCCCACTCCGACTCCGACTCCCACACCCACTCCTACGAGCGCCCCGCCGGCGGCTCCGCAACCGGAGTTCCAGCACTACACCTCACCGCAGGGCTTCTCCGTCTCCCTCCCCGAGGGCTGGGAGGCGCTGAGCACGACGAAGCAGGACGACCTCGCCTACCGGGTCGTCCTCGGCGCGAAGGGCGATCCGCGCACGCTCGCGGTCACCTACAGCACACGCGTGGGCGACGATCCGGTCGCCGTCTGGCGGGACGACGTCGAGCCGAGCCTTCGGCAGTCGGGCGACTACCAGCGGATCGGGCAGATCCGCGCGACGACGTACCAGGGCCGCGAGGCCGCCGACCTGGAGTGGCTGGACACCGTCGACGGCACCCGCGTGCGCACCCTGGGCCGCGGCTTCCTCCTCGGCTCGGGCCAGGGTTTCTCGCTGCGCTGGACCACTCCGGCGTCCGACTGGGACGACGACGCCAACCAGCGGACCCTGGACACGATCCTGCGGACGTTCCGCGTGCCCTCAGACTGA
- a CDS encoding serine hydrolase domain-containing protein, whose translation MSVRPLPTSAPSAEGVDATGVQALLDALESAPDIEPHSLMVLRHGKVVASGWWAPYTADRPHLLYSLSKSFTATAAAFAVAEGLLRLDDPVISYFPEFDADITDPRSRAMLVRHVTTMASGHEAETHDRALATDREEPVRGFLLLPPDRDPGTVFAYNQPATYALAAIVQRVTGRPLTEYLRPRLFDPLGIGDVTWLRDRSGRELGFSGLHATTDAIARLGQLYLQDGVWEGERLLSREWVAEATRSHIVNGDGTWPDWAQGYGFQFWMSRHGYRGDGAYGQYCLVLPEQDAVVAITGATGEMQKVLDLVWSHLLPAFGAGSLPGREKEDAALAERMSRLALPPAAGTPAPPGQAVAFTPYGGVCEGLPKLTAVEVDAEGRRLTLVEDGHRLELRCGEPGWTVTDGPVPAAVSGGRTGPDTLTLDVALLETPHHVELTCSLTDRTFTARWRTQPLHSSRIRAMRAPRDSV comes from the coding sequence ATGAGTGTTCGCCCTCTGCCCACGAGCGCCCCGTCCGCCGAAGGTGTCGACGCGACCGGCGTGCAGGCCCTGCTCGACGCCCTCGAATCCGCCCCGGACATCGAGCCGCACAGTCTGATGGTCCTGCGCCACGGGAAGGTCGTGGCGTCCGGATGGTGGGCGCCGTACACCGCCGACCGGCCCCATCTCCTGTACTCGCTCAGCAAGAGTTTCACCGCGACGGCCGCCGCCTTCGCCGTCGCGGAGGGCCTGCTCCGGCTCGACGACCCGGTGATCTCGTACTTCCCGGAGTTCGACGCCGACATCACCGACCCGCGCAGCCGCGCGATGCTCGTCCGGCACGTCACGACGATGGCCAGCGGCCATGAGGCCGAGACGCATGACCGGGCGCTGGCGACGGACCGCGAGGAGCCGGTGCGCGGCTTCCTGCTGCTGCCGCCGGACCGCGACCCGGGCACGGTCTTCGCCTACAACCAGCCCGCCACCTACGCCCTCGCCGCGATCGTCCAGCGGGTGACCGGCCGGCCGCTGACCGAGTACCTGCGCCCGCGCCTCTTCGATCCCCTCGGCATCGGCGACGTGACGTGGCTGCGCGACCGGTCCGGTCGTGAGCTGGGCTTCAGCGGACTGCACGCCACCACCGACGCGATCGCCCGGCTCGGCCAGTTGTACCTCCAGGACGGCGTGTGGGAGGGCGAGCGGCTGCTGTCGCGGGAGTGGGTCGCCGAGGCGACGCGGTCACACATCGTCAACGGGGACGGTACCTGGCCCGACTGGGCGCAGGGGTACGGCTTCCAGTTCTGGATGTCCCGGCACGGCTACCGCGGGGACGGCGCGTACGGGCAGTACTGCCTCGTGCTGCCCGAGCAGGACGCGGTGGTCGCGATCACCGGAGCGACCGGCGAGATGCAGAAGGTGCTGGACCTGGTCTGGAGCCATCTGCTGCCGGCGTTCGGCGCGGGCTCGCTGCCCGGTCGTGAGAAGGAGGATGCCGCGCTGGCCGAGCGGATGTCCCGGCTCGCGCTGCCGCCGGCGGCGGGCACGCCCGCACCGCCCGGGCAGGCCGTCGCGTTCACGCCGTACGGCGGAGTCTGCGAGGGACTTCCGAAGCTGACCGCGGTCGAGGTCGACGCGGAGGGCCGGCGGCTGACCCTTGTCGAGGACGGCCACCGGCTGGAGTTGCGGTGCGGTGAACCGGGCTGGACCGTCACCGACGGACCGGTGCCCGCGGCGGTGAGCGGCGGACGGACCGGTCCGGACACCCTCACCCTGGACGTGGCCCTCCTGGAGACCCCGCACCACGTCGAGCTGACCTGCTCGCTCACGGACCGGACGTTCACCGCGCGGTGGCGCACCCAGCCGCTGCACAGCTCCCGCATCCGCGCGATGCGCGCACCCCGCGACTCAGTCTGA
- a CDS encoding LLM class F420-dependent oxidoreductase gives MVQIGYTMMTEQAGPRELVDHVVRAEEVGFDFSVTSDHYFPWLRTQGHSPYAWSVLGAAAQATSRIPLMTYVTCPTFRYHPAVVAQKAATMQLLSEGRFRLGLGSGENLNEHVVGGGWPAADVRHEMLEEAVEIIRALFRGGHVNHRGTHFDVESARLWDLPDEPPPLGIAVSGEQSCALAGRLADLVIATEPKAGLLDAFDRNGGTGKPRVGQLPVCYDPDRDTAVKRAHAQFRWFGSGWKVNSELPHPDAFEGATQFVTPDDVAASIPCGDDPDDFVEAVRPYAEAGFTEIALVQIGGESQPAFLDWADKTLLPALRDALGDQPHRG, from the coding sequence ATGGTGCAAATCGGATACACGATGATGACCGAACAGGCCGGGCCCCGTGAGCTCGTCGACCATGTGGTGCGGGCCGAGGAGGTGGGTTTCGACTTCTCGGTGACCTCGGACCACTACTTTCCGTGGCTGCGCACACAGGGTCACTCGCCGTACGCCTGGAGTGTGCTGGGCGCCGCCGCGCAGGCGACCTCACGCATCCCGCTGATGACGTACGTGACCTGTCCGACCTTCCGCTACCACCCGGCTGTCGTGGCGCAGAAGGCGGCGACGATGCAGTTGCTCTCCGAGGGCCGGTTCCGGCTGGGGCTCGGTTCGGGAGAGAATCTCAACGAGCATGTGGTGGGCGGCGGTTGGCCGGCCGCGGACGTACGGCACGAGATGCTGGAGGAGGCGGTCGAGATCATCCGGGCGCTCTTCCGGGGCGGACATGTGAACCATCGCGGGACGCACTTCGACGTGGAGTCGGCCCGGTTGTGGGATCTGCCCGACGAGCCGCCGCCCCTGGGCATCGCGGTCTCCGGCGAGCAGTCCTGCGCCCTCGCGGGTCGGCTCGCGGACCTGGTGATCGCGACGGAGCCCAAGGCCGGCCTCCTCGACGCGTTCGACCGCAACGGCGGTACCGGCAAGCCTCGCGTCGGCCAGCTGCCGGTCTGCTACGACCCCGACCGGGACACCGCCGTGAAGCGCGCCCACGCGCAGTTCCGCTGGTTCGGCAGCGGCTGGAAGGTCAACTCGGAGCTGCCGCATCCCGACGCGTTCGAGGGGGCCACGCAGTTCGTGACACCGGACGACGTCGCCGCCTCCATCCCGTGCGGCGACGACCCGGACGACTTCGTCGAGGCCGTACGCCCCTACGCGGAGGCCGGGTTCACCGAGATCGCCCTGGTGCAGATCGGCGGCGAGTCGCAGCCGGCGTTCCTGGACTGGGCGGACAAGACGCTGCTGCCCGCGCTCCGCGACGCCCTGGGCGACCAGCCGCACAGGGGTTAG
- a CDS encoding SsgA family sporulation/cell division regulator has translation MNFSTHKTLVVQLQAGDTHRFPVLAHLDYDASDPFAVTVVFSHDGRVLARWRLDREMLAQGLTGPVGLGDVRLCPVSSGAGQELRMELLGDVRPGGGRHHAVVFVWAPTIAAFLSRTYEVVLPGQEEVEVDDFLAEVLARG, from the coding sequence GTGAACTTCTCGACGCACAAGACCTTGGTCGTACAGCTCCAGGCGGGCGACACGCATCGCTTCCCCGTGCTCGCCCACCTGGACTACGACGCCTCCGACCCGTTCGCCGTCACCGTGGTGTTCAGCCACGACGGCCGGGTGCTCGCCCGGTGGCGCCTGGACCGCGAGATGCTCGCCCAGGGACTGACCGGTCCGGTCGGACTGGGCGACGTACGTCTGTGCCCCGTGTCCTCGGGCGCGGGGCAGGAGCTGCGCATGGAGCTTCTCGGCGACGTCCGGCCCGGCGGCGGCAGACATCACGCCGTGGTGTTCGTCTGGGCTCCGACGATCGCCGCGTTCCTGAGCCGGACCTACGAGGTGGTGCTGCCGGGGCAGGAGGAGGTCGAGGTCGACGACTTCCTCGCGGAGGTCCTCGCACGGGGCTGA
- a CDS encoding DUF6328 family protein, producing the protein MVQAAERRTGRNETEDERADRMWVELMQEIRVAQMGVQILFGFLLTVVFTPKYADLGDTEKTIYLVTVVLGATATGALIGPVSLHRLVSGRRIKPRAVQWAARLTFVGLVLLLATTGASLLLILRVATHDPYVPWLVGAVVTWYLVCWFLLPLWIRRRYTTK; encoded by the coding sequence ATGGTGCAGGCTGCGGAGAGACGAACGGGACGCAACGAGACCGAGGACGAGCGAGCCGACCGCATGTGGGTCGAGCTCATGCAGGAGATCCGCGTCGCGCAGATGGGCGTACAGATCCTGTTCGGCTTCCTGCTGACCGTCGTCTTCACGCCGAAGTACGCCGACCTCGGCGACACCGAGAAGACGATCTACCTCGTGACGGTCGTCCTCGGCGCCACCGCCACCGGCGCCCTCATCGGGCCGGTGTCCCTGCACCGCCTGGTGTCCGGACGCCGCATCAAACCCCGCGCGGTGCAGTGGGCGGCCCGGCTGACCTTCGTCGGCCTGGTGCTGCTGCTCGCCACCACGGGCGCCTCACTCCTGCTGATCCTGCGGGTCGCCACCCACGACCCCTACGTCCCGTGGCTGGTCGGCGCGGTGGTCACGTGGTACCTGGTGTGCTGGTTCCTGCTGCCGCTGTGGATCCGGCGCCGCTACACGACGAAGTGA
- a CDS encoding aldo/keto reductase has product MDERTFGKSGQHASVVGLGTWQLGADWGDVDDKEALSVLEAAAESGVTFFDTADVYGDGRSEQTIATFLRSRPDLHVLVATKMGRRVDQIPENYVLDNFRAWNDRSRRNLGVDRLDLVQLHCPPTPVYSTDAVYDALDTLVEEERVAAYGVSVETCEEALTAIARPGVASVQIIFNAFRMKPLQQVLPAAREAGVGIIVRVPLASGLLSGKYTKDTVFPENDHRTYNRHGESFDVGETFSGVDYATGVEAAAEFSALAPEGYTPAQLALRWIIQQPGVTTVIPGARNPEQARANAAAAALPELSEETLTAIRDLYEGRIKDQVENRW; this is encoded by the coding sequence ATGGACGAGCGCACTTTCGGTAAGTCGGGTCAGCACGCATCCGTCGTCGGTCTCGGTACATGGCAGCTGGGTGCCGACTGGGGAGACGTCGACGACAAGGAAGCCCTTTCGGTACTGGAGGCCGCCGCCGAGTCGGGCGTGACCTTCTTCGACACCGCCGATGTGTACGGCGACGGCCGCAGCGAGCAGACCATCGCCACCTTCCTGCGGAGCCGGCCGGACCTGCACGTCCTGGTCGCCACGAAGATGGGCCGCCGGGTCGACCAGATCCCGGAGAACTACGTCCTCGACAACTTCCGTGCCTGGAACGACCGTTCCCGCCGCAACCTCGGCGTCGACCGCCTCGACCTGGTGCAGCTGCACTGCCCGCCCACGCCGGTCTACTCGACGGACGCGGTGTACGACGCGCTGGACACCCTCGTCGAGGAGGAGCGCGTCGCCGCGTACGGCGTCAGCGTGGAGACCTGCGAGGAAGCCCTGACCGCGATCGCCCGGCCGGGCGTGGCGAGCGTGCAGATCATCTTCAACGCGTTCCGCATGAAGCCGCTCCAGCAGGTGCTCCCCGCGGCGCGGGAGGCGGGCGTCGGCATCATCGTCCGGGTGCCCCTGGCCTCCGGTCTGCTGTCCGGCAAGTACACCAAGGACACCGTCTTCCCCGAGAACGACCACCGCACCTACAACCGGCACGGCGAGTCCTTCGACGTCGGCGAGACCTTCTCCGGCGTCGACTACGCGACCGGCGTGGAGGCGGCCGCCGAGTTCTCCGCCCTCGCCCCCGAGGGATACACCCCGGCCCAACTGGCACTGCGCTGGATCATCCAGCAGCCCGGCGTGACCACCGTGATCCCCGGCGCCCGCAACCCCGAACAGGCCCGTGCCAACGCGGCCGCCGCCGCGCTGCCGGAGCTGTCCGAGGAGACGCTCACCGCGATCCGGGACCTCTACGAGGGGCGGATCAAGGACCAGGTCGAGAACCGCTGGTAG
- a CDS encoding cholesterol oxidase substrate-binding domain-containing protein, whose product MTHNWTRRSFLLSAAALTLVPADPAVAAQELPGFPDEVALYRTAYRNWVGEITAAGLWACAPHDGEQVAAVVNWAWQHGWRVRARGYSHGWSPLTITEGTSPDAPVLLVDTTAHLTGLALESADAVRAGAGASMESLLTFLEGHRLGLTAAPAPGDLTVGGALAVDAHGSAVPAQGERRLPGQTYGSLSNRVLSVTAVVWDEGSGAYVLRTFARNEADAAALLTHLGRTFVTEVVLRVGANVNLRCVSRTDIPAAELFAAPGSDGRTLASYLDEAGRVEAIWFAFAEVPWLKVWSVEPTKPLTSRRVTSPYNYPFSDNVPTLVADLAGRMVSDAAWYLAPVLGNAQYDTAALGLVATLSADIWGPSKNTLLYIRPTTLRINANGYAVLTSRDQVQRVVAEFTAFYRERLTAYAALGRFPVNGSVEIRVTGLDDPADAELAGARAPLLSALRPDSAHPQWDTAVWLDVLTLPGTPYAEAFLRELERFLLDSHDGTDALTRVEWSKGWAYTDDAVWDDEHVLGTAVPASLGDGVWERAAGILDRLDPHGVYGNAFLDRLFG is encoded by the coding sequence GTGACCCACAACTGGACCCGCAGAAGCTTTCTCCTCAGCGCAGCCGCCCTGACCCTCGTGCCGGCCGACCCGGCCGTCGCCGCGCAGGAACTGCCCGGCTTCCCGGACGAGGTGGCGCTCTACCGCACGGCGTACCGGAACTGGGTCGGCGAGATCACCGCCGCCGGACTGTGGGCCTGCGCTCCTCATGACGGGGAGCAGGTGGCCGCCGTCGTCAACTGGGCCTGGCAGCACGGCTGGCGGGTGCGCGCCCGGGGCTACTCGCACGGCTGGTCCCCGCTGACGATCACCGAGGGCACCTCGCCGGACGCGCCCGTGCTCCTCGTCGACACGACCGCGCACCTCACCGGTCTGGCCCTGGAGTCCGCCGACGCCGTGCGAGCGGGCGCCGGTGCCTCCATGGAGTCGTTGCTGACCTTCCTGGAGGGACACCGCCTCGGTCTGACGGCCGCGCCCGCGCCCGGCGACCTCACCGTCGGCGGCGCCCTGGCGGTCGACGCGCACGGCAGTGCCGTCCCCGCGCAGGGCGAGCGACGGCTGCCGGGCCAGACGTACGGCTCGCTGAGCAACCGGGTGCTGTCGGTGACCGCGGTCGTGTGGGACGAGGGCAGCGGGGCCTATGTCCTGCGGACCTTCGCACGGAACGAGGCGGACGCCGCCGCACTGCTGACCCATCTGGGGCGGACCTTCGTCACGGAGGTCGTCCTGCGGGTCGGCGCGAACGTGAACCTGCGCTGTGTCAGCCGTACGGACATCCCGGCAGCTGAGCTCTTCGCCGCGCCCGGCAGCGACGGACGCACCCTCGCGAGCTACCTGGACGAGGCCGGGCGCGTCGAGGCGATCTGGTTCGCCTTCGCCGAGGTCCCGTGGCTCAAGGTGTGGAGCGTGGAGCCGACGAAGCCGCTCACCTCGCGCCGCGTGACATCGCCGTACAACTATCCCTTCTCCGACAACGTCCCGACCCTGGTGGCGGATCTCGCCGGGCGGATGGTCTCGGACGCGGCCTGGTATCTGGCGCCGGTGCTCGGGAACGCGCAGTACGACACGGCCGCGCTCGGGCTCGTCGCGACGCTGTCCGCCGACATCTGGGGGCCGTCCAAGAACACGCTGCTCTACATCAGACCCACCACCCTGCGGATCAACGCCAACGGCTACGCGGTACTCACCTCCCGGGACCAGGTGCAGCGGGTCGTGGCCGAGTTCACCGCCTTCTACCGCGAACGGCTCACGGCGTACGCGGCCCTGGGCCGCTTCCCGGTCAACGGCTCGGTGGAGATCCGTGTCACGGGCCTCGACGACCCGGCCGACGCCGAACTCGCCGGCGCCCGTGCCCCGTTGCTCTCCGCGCTCCGGCCGGACAGCGCGCACCCGCAGTGGGACACCGCCGTCTGGCTGGACGTACTGACACTGCCGGGGACCCCGTACGCGGAGGCCTTCCTGCGTGAGCTGGAGCGGTTCCTGCTGGACAGCCACGACGGCACGGACGCCCTGACCCGCGTCGAGTGGTCCAAGGGCTGGGCCTACACGGACGACGCGGTGTGGGACGACGAGCACGTGCTCGGCACGGCGGTGCCCGCGTCCCTCGGCGACGGCGTCTGGGAGCGGGCGGCCGGCATCCTGGACCGTCTCGACCCGCACGGCGTCTACGGCAACGCCTTCCTGGACCGGCTGTTCGGCTAG